The following coding sequences are from one Arcobacter nitrofigilis DSM 7299 window:
- the pheS gene encoding phenylalanine--tRNA ligase subunit alpha yields the protein MKEWIEKIESADSIEALENLRIEILGKKGFLTKEFARLKDIPNEEKKAFAQDLNTKKIEITNALESKKEILEKIELNKKLEAERIDVSRFNNKLTCGAVHPVVDTMDKIISYFQNLNFAVEEGPLVEDDFHNFEALNLPKYHPARDMQDTFYNKDYSLLRTHTSPVQIRTMLAQKPPIRMIAPGTVFRRDYDITHTPMFHQIEGLVVDDSDKISFSNLKHVMEEFLKHMFGNVEVRFRPSFFPFTEPSAEVDISCVFCKGDGCRVCSHTGWIEILGCGIVDQNVFKAVGYEDMSGYAFGMGIERVAMLIHNIGDLRSLFESDLRLLGQFK from the coding sequence GTGAAAGAGTGGATCGAAAAAATTGAATCTGCTGATTCTATAGAAGCCTTAGAAAACCTAAGAATTGAGATACTTGGGAAAAAAGGTTTTTTAACTAAAGAGTTTGCAAGATTAAAAGATATTCCAAATGAAGAGAAAAAAGCATTTGCACAAGATTTAAATACAAAAAAGATTGAAATAACAAATGCCTTAGAGTCAAAAAAAGAGATTTTAGAAAAAATTGAATTAAATAAAAAACTTGAAGCAGAAAGAATTGATGTATCAAGATTTAATAATAAACTAACTTGTGGTGCTGTTCACCCAGTTGTTGATACTATGGATAAAATTATCTCTTATTTTCAAAATTTAAATTTTGCAGTTGAAGAAGGACCTTTAGTAGAAGATGACTTCCATAACTTTGAAGCTTTAAATCTTCCAAAATACCATCCAGCAAGAGATATGCAAGATACTTTTTACAATAAAGATTATTCACTTTTAAGAACGCACACTTCTCCTGTACAAATTAGAACTATGTTAGCTCAAAAACCCCCTATTAGAATGATAGCACCAGGAACGGTATTTAGAAGAGATTATGATATTACACATACACCTATGTTCCATCAAATAGAAGGATTAGTAGTAGATGATTCTGATAAAATCTCATTTTCTAATTTAAAACATGTAATGGAAGAGTTTTTAAAACATATGTTTGGAAATGTTGAAGTTAGATTTAGACCTTCATTCTTCCCTTTTACAGAACCATCTGCTGAAGTTGACATTTCATGTGTATTTTGTAAAGGTGATGGTTGTCGTGTTTGTTCACATACTGGTTGGATAGAGATTCTTGGTTGTGGAATAGTAGATCAAAATGTATTTAAAGCAGTTGGATATGAAGATATGTCTGGTTATGCCTTTGGAATGGGTATAGAAAGAGTTGCTATGCTAATACACAACATAGGAGATTTAAGATCTCTATTTGAGAGTGATTTAAGATTATTAGGACAGTTCAAATGA
- a CDS encoding histidine triad nucleotide-binding protein has product MCIFCKIVNGEIPNKTILEDEKFLAFEDINPACKVHALIIPKEHYTSFDVVPPKVMAGMTEFIQKVASKLNLRDDGYRLITNIGEQGGQVVHHLHFHVLGGEYVGSLVGNKNKE; this is encoded by the coding sequence ATGTGCATTTTTTGTAAAATTGTGAATGGGGAAATTCCAAATAAAACTATATTAGAAGATGAAAAATTTTTAGCTTTTGAAGATATAAATCCAGCTTGTAAAGTTCATGCTTTAATTATACCAAAAGAGCATTATACTTCATTTGATGTTGTACCTCCAAAAGTAATGGCAGGAATGACTGAATTTATTCAAAAAGTTGCTTCAAAGTTAAATTTAAGAGATGATGGATATAGGCTTATTACAAATATCGGAGAGCAGGGTGGTCAAGTTGTTCATCACTTGCATTTTCATGTTTTAGGTGGGGAATATGTGGGAAGTTTAGTTGGAAATAAAAACAAAGAGTAA
- the accA gene encoding acetyl-CoA carboxylase carboxyl transferase subunit alpha, translated as MSTYLTFEEKIKAIEEDIIVAKSKSDEHAVEILDKKLEKEVEKTFKNLTDYQKLQLARHPDRPYALDYIRGLLTDAYEIHGDRHFTDDNAIVCYLGKIGDEKVVVIGEQKGRGTKNKLKRNFGMPSPEGYRKALRAAKLAEKFNLPILMLVDTPGAYPGIGAEERNQSEAIAKNLYEFSDLKTITISVVIGEGGSGGALAISIADKLAMMRYSVYAVISPEGCAAILWNDPAQAETAANSLKITAESLKSLNLIDDVINEPLIGAHRSKDEAIKALADYFLESVKELRNMSQEERYEKRYEKLMSLGSFSQK; from the coding sequence TTGTCAACTTATTTAACATTTGAAGAAAAAATAAAAGCTATCGAAGAAGATATAATAGTAGCAAAATCAAAGTCAGATGAACATGCAGTTGAAATATTAGATAAAAAGTTAGAAAAAGAAGTTGAAAAAACTTTTAAGAATTTAACTGATTATCAAAAACTTCAACTAGCACGTCATCCAGATAGACCTTATGCCTTAGATTATATTAGAGGTCTTTTGACAGATGCTTATGAAATTCATGGTGATAGACACTTCACTGATGATAATGCGATAGTTTGTTATTTAGGTAAAATCGGTGATGAAAAAGTTGTAGTAATTGGTGAACAAAAAGGTAGAGGTACTAAAAATAAATTAAAAAGAAATTTTGGTATGCCAAGCCCTGAAGGTTATAGAAAAGCTTTAAGAGCTGCTAAATTAGCTGAAAAATTTAATCTGCCTATTCTTATGTTAGTAGACACCCCAGGTGCATATCCAGGAATTGGAGCTGAAGAGAGAAATCAATCTGAAGCTATTGCTAAAAATTTATATGAATTTTCTGATTTAAAGACTATTACAATCTCTGTTGTAATTGGTGAAGGTGGTTCAGGTGGAGCCTTAGCTATTTCTATTGCTGATAAATTAGCAATGATGAGATACTCTGTTTACGCTGTAATATCCCCTGAAGGTTGTGCTGCAATTTTATGGAATGACCCTGCTCAAGCTGAAACTGCGGCTAATTCTTTAAAAATTACTGCTGAATCATTAAAAAGCCTTAATTTGATTGATGATGTAATAAATGAACCATTAATTGGTGCACATAGATCAAAAGATGAAGCTATAAAAGCTTTAGCTGATTATTTTCTTGAGTCTGTAAAAGAATTAAGAAATATGTCGCAAGAAGAGAGATATGAAAAAAGATATGAAAAACTTATGTCCCTAGGTAGTTTTTCTCAAAAATAA
- a CDS encoding beta-ketoacyl-ACP synthase II, which yields MKRVVITGLGTINSLGHNVNESFDAVVAGKCGIRDITLFDASEYSVKFAGEVKDFDPTTVMDKKEVKKADRFIQLGIKAAKEAMLDSGFTSEENNKVSDELSPRFGVISASGIGGLSTIEKNSVVCDTKGPRRISPFFIPSSLVNMLGGFISIEHGLRGPNLSHVTACSASTHALSDAVKTIALGGADSVLVVGAEAAICGAGIGGFAAMKALSTRNDDPQTASRPFDKDRDGFVMGEGAGALVVETLDSALARGAKIYAEIIAFGESADANHITAPVMDGPLRAMRAAFEMVKSNTGEYPKIDYINTHGTSTPVGDGNETKAIKELFGGKENCPPVTSTKGQIGHCLGAAGAIEAIFTIKSLNEGIIPPTINMINPDEECDLDYVPNVARKAELTTVMSNNFGFGGTNGSIIFKKFIK from the coding sequence ATGAAAAGAGTTGTAATAACTGGTCTAGGTACTATAAATTCTTTAGGACATAATGTAAATGAATCATTCGATGCAGTAGTTGCAGGTAAATGTGGGATTAGAGATATTACTCTTTTTGATGCAAGTGAATATTCAGTAAAGTTTGCAGGAGAGGTAAAAGATTTTGACCCAACAACAGTTATGGATAAAAAAGAAGTAAAAAAAGCTGATAGATTCATCCAATTAGGTATTAAAGCTGCAAAAGAAGCTATGCTTGACTCTGGCTTTACAAGTGAAGAAAATAATAAAGTAAGTGACGAACTTTCTCCAAGATTTGGAGTAATTTCTGCTTCTGGAATAGGTGGTTTATCAACAATTGAAAAAAACTCTGTTGTTTGTGATACAAAGGGACCTAGAAGAATATCTCCATTTTTTATTCCATCATCATTGGTAAATATGTTAGGTGGGTTTATTTCTATTGAGCATGGATTAAGAGGACCTAATTTATCTCATGTTACTGCTTGTTCTGCTTCAACTCATGCTTTATCAGATGCTGTTAAAACAATCGCTTTAGGTGGTGCTGATAGCGTTTTAGTAGTTGGTGCTGAAGCTGCAATTTGTGGAGCTGGAATTGGTGGATTTGCTGCAATGAAAGCACTATCTACTAGAAATGATGACCCTCAAACTGCATCAAGACCTTTTGATAAAGATAGAGATGGTTTTGTTATGGGTGAAGGAGCTGGTGCTTTAGTCGTAGAAACTTTAGATTCTGCTCTTGCAAGAGGTGCTAAAATTTATGCAGAGATAATTGCATTTGGAGAAAGTGCTGATGCAAATCATATCACAGCACCAGTTATGGATGGTCCATTAAGAGCTATGAGAGCAGCATTTGAAATGGTAAAATCAAATACAGGAGAATATCCAAAAATTGATTATATAAATACCCATGGTACTTCTACTCCTGTGGGAGATGGAAATGAAACTAAAGCTATAAAAGAATTATTTGGTGGAAAAGAAAATTGTCCTCCTGTAACTTCAACAAAAGGTCAAATTGGACATTGTTTAGGAGCTGCGGGAGCAATTGAAGCAATTTTCACAATTAAATCATTAAATGAAGGGATTATTCCTCCAACAATTAATATGATTAATCCTGATGAAGAGTGTGATTTAGATTATGTTCCAAATGTTGCAAGAAAAGCAGAATTAACTACTGTTATGAGTAATAACTTTGGTTTTGGTGGAACTAACGGTTCAATCATATTTAAAAAATTTATAAAATAA
- the acpP gene encoding acyl carrier protein: MALLDDVKEVVVEQLDCDPAEVKEDSKFIEDLGADSLDVVELVMALEEKFDIEIPDEDAEKILTVSDAIKYIEDNK, encoded by the coding sequence ATGGCATTATTAGATGATGTGAAAGAAGTAGTAGTTGAGCAATTAGATTGCGATCCAGCTGAAGTTAAAGAAGATTCAAAATTCATTGAAGACTTAGGGGCAGATTCGTTAGACGTTGTTGAGCTAGTTATGGCTTTAGAAGAAAAATTTGACATCGAAATACCTGATGAAGATGCGGAAAAAATCTTAACTGTTTCAGATGCTATCAAATACATCGAAGATAATAAATAA
- the fabG gene encoding 3-oxoacyl-ACP reductase FabG, giving the protein MKFTGSNVLVTGASRGIGAQIAKTLASHGLKVWINYRSGADAASKIQEEIEAAGGKAAIIKADVTNEDEFVSAINTIIDSDGELSYLVNNAGITKDKLALRMSVQDFNDVISANLTSAFIGCKAALKVMGKKRFGSIVNISSIVGEMGNPGQTNYSASKGGLNAMTKSFAKEAASRSIRYNAVTPGFIQTDMTDELKDEVKAEYEKNIPLSRFGKPSEIADAVAFLLSDHSSYITGEILKVNGGLYV; this is encoded by the coding sequence ATGAAATTTACAGGTTCAAATGTACTAGTTACTGGTGCTAGCAGAGGTATAGGTGCCCAAATTGCCAAAACTCTTGCAAGTCATGGACTTAAAGTATGGATTAATTATAGAAGTGGAGCAGATGCTGCTTCTAAAATTCAAGAAGAAATTGAAGCTGCTGGTGGAAAAGCTGCAATTATAAAAGCAGATGTAACAAATGAAGATGAGTTTGTAAGTGCAATTAATACAATTATTGACTCAGATGGTGAGTTATCATACTTAGTTAACAATGCTGGTATTACAAAAGATAAATTAGCTCTTAGAATGTCTGTTCAAGATTTCAATGATGTTATAAGTGCAAACTTAACATCAGCATTTATTGGTTGTAAAGCTGCATTAAAAGTAATGGGTAAAAAAAGATTTGGCTCAATTGTTAATATCTCTTCAATAGTTGGAGAAATGGGTAATCCTGGTCAAACAAATTACTCAGCTTCTAAGGGTGGATTAAATGCTATGACTAAGTCATTTGCAAAAGAAGCAGCATCTAGAAGTATAAGATACAATGCCGTAACTCCTGGTTTTATTCAAACAGACATGACTGATGAGTTAAAAGATGAAGTAAAAGCAGAATATGAAAAAAATATCCCACTAAGTAGATTTGGGAAGCCAAGTGAAATCGCTGATGCGGTTGCATTTTTGTTAAGTGATCACTCTTCTTATATAACAGGAGAGATCTTAAAAGTTAATGGTGGCTTATACGTTTAA
- a CDS encoding 7-carboxy-7-deazaguanine synthase QueE: protein MLEVNEIFGPTIQGEGKYVGNPSIFIRFGKCNFRCEGFAVEYETPSGVKKCSCDSFYAVDPAFKDQWHKMNKNEIINQVKKLEPSYKVDIVITGGEPLLYWKDEEFQEILKYYISNGYKVTIETNGSLNIDFTKEYQKELIFSMSVKLSNSLEPLKKRVNEETLKKIITNTKESYLKFVISKEFITKAKEEIELISSIIPNCDIYLMPMGDSAYEINKHSESVINMAINSGYKYCDRLHIRVWDNKRGV from the coding sequence ATGCTTGAAGTAAATGAGATATTTGGACCCACAATTCAAGGTGAAGGTAAATATGTTGGGAATCCATCTATTTTTATAAGATTTGGCAAATGTAATTTTAGATGTGAAGGCTTTGCCGTTGAATATGAGACTCCAAGTGGTGTAAAAAAATGTTCTTGCGATTCATTTTATGCAGTTGATCCTGCCTTTAAAGACCAATGGCATAAGATGAATAAAAATGAAATAATAAATCAAGTTAAAAAGTTAGAACCTTCATATAAAGTAGATATAGTAATTACAGGTGGTGAGCCACTCTTATATTGGAAAGATGAAGAGTTCCAAGAAATTTTGAAATATTATATATCAAATGGTTATAAAGTAACAATAGAGACAAATGGCTCATTAAATATAGATTTTACAAAAGAGTATCAAAAAGAGTTAATATTTTCCATGAGCGTTAAACTTTCTAATTCACTCGAACCACTTAAAAAAAGGGTCAACGAAGAGACTCTAAAAAAGATTATCACAAATACAAAAGAGTCATATTTAAAATTTGTTATTAGCAAAGAATTTATTACAAAAGCAAAAGAAGAGATTGAATTAATCTCTTCAATAATACCAAATTGTGACATTTACCTTATGCCAATGGGAGATAGTGCTTATGAGATAAATAAACATTCTGAAAGCGTTATAAACATGGCAATTAATTCAGGATATAAATATTGTGATAGACTACATATAAGGGTTTGGGATAATAAAAGAGGCGTATAA
- a CDS encoding 6-carboxytetrahydropterin synthase, protein MKWNISKEFDFCYGHRVWSQELNPDFSLDTCLMCRHLHGHQGKVIVHLESSSLKNGMVTDFKHLNWFKKFLDDTLDHKFVLDLNDPLFETLLPHFKNKEELFFHEEGFYTFDLNSIKDEPIHIRELYEGYVLVDFVPTSENLSAWLLEIIQTKMNELPIEVSHVEFLETPKSKSTVYA, encoded by the coding sequence ATGAAATGGAATATTTCAAAAGAGTTCGATTTTTGTTATGGTCATAGAGTTTGGTCACAAGAATTAAACCCAGACTTTTCACTAGATACTTGTTTGATGTGTAGACATCTACATGGACATCAAGGAAAAGTAATAGTTCATTTAGAAAGTTCAAGTTTAAAAAATGGAATGGTAACTGATTTTAAGCACTTAAATTGGTTCAAGAAATTTTTAGATGATACTTTAGATCATAAATTTGTTTTAGACTTAAATGATCCATTATTTGAAACTTTACTACCTCATTTCAAAAATAAAGAAGAGTTGTTTTTCCATGAAGAAGGATTTTATACTTTTGATTTAAATAGCATAAAAGATGAACCAATACATATTCGTGAATTGTATGAAGGATATGTACTTGTTGATTTTGTACCAACAAGTGAAAACCTTTCTGCTTGGCTTTTAGAAATTATTCAAACTAAGATGAATGAACTACCAATAGAAGTATCACATGTAGAATTTTTAGAGACTCCAAAAAGTAAAAGTACAGTTTATGCTTGA
- the queC gene encoding 7-cyano-7-deazaguanine synthase QueC, translating to MSKKAICILSGGMDSTLSSYIAKNEGYEIIAIHFNYGQRTEKRELKAFRDVCENLNVKNKYEIDIPFFTQIGASALTDANIDVPIDGVKPGVPVTYVPFRNGIFLSIAAAVAEKENAEAMFIGVVEEDSSGYPDCTDAFINQIKNAINEGTKEATHISIKTPLVKLHKSEIVKKALELNVPLELTWSCYKEEKEACGVCDSCRLRLNGFAQANSKDPIPYKGS from the coding sequence ATGAGTAAAAAAGCTATTTGTATTTTAAGTGGAGGTATGGATTCCACTCTTTCTTCATATATTGCTAAAAATGAAGGATATGAGATAATTGCTATCCATTTTAACTATGGACAAAGAACTGAAAAAAGAGAATTAAAAGCATTTAGAGATGTTTGCGAAAATTTGAATGTTAAAAATAAATATGAAATTGATATTCCATTTTTTACACAAATTGGGGCAAGTGCTTTAACTGATGCCAATATTGATGTTCCAATTGATGGAGTTAAACCTGGTGTTCCCGTTACTTATGTGCCATTTAGAAATGGTATTTTTCTTTCAATTGCAGCAGCAGTTGCTGAAAAAGAGAATGCAGAAGCAATGTTTATTGGAGTTGTTGAAGAAGATAGTAGTGGATATCCTGATTGTACAGATGCCTTTATAAACCAAATTAAAAATGCAATCAATGAAGGAACAAAAGAAGCAACTCACATTAGTATTAAAACTCCTTTAGTAAAACTTCACAAAAGTGAAATTGTAAAAAAAGCCCTTGAACTAAATGTTCCACTTGAACTAACTTGGTCTTGCTATAAAGAAGAAAAAGAAGCTTGTGGAGTTTGTGATTCATGCAGATTACGATTAAATGGATTTGCACAAGCAAATTCAAAAGATCCAATACCCTATAAAGGTTCTTGA
- a CDS encoding molybdopterin molybdotransferase MoeA — protein sequence MSVSIEEALNIIVNSIQINKFEIVPIENATSRISAENLHATISLPKFNNSAMDGYAILFEDKDKELTLTNKIFAGDNNQDILETGTTIKIMTGARVPQNCEAVVPQENTQTIGSRIKITSDIRKMQHIRFIGEDIQKDEILVKKGEELNFSKITLLASQGISHVKVYKKPKVVVFASGEELKLHYQGIKEYQIYNSNTPTFIARTKELGCDVSFIGQAKDSIESIKEHVLNSLGADLIITSGGVSVGEADFTRESFTQVGLETLFDGVNVKPGKPTIFGKIKDTFILNLPGNPLASAMVFEMLGQIIIQKMIGSKDFYHNFIMAKLDQTLLNKKGRLTLLPGFFDGEKFTPSDKKSPGMVSVLCKCNSFIALDENVSKLNENQEVKVIPINWKFFCDKKKDYITYE from the coding sequence ATGAGTGTGTCAATTGAAGAAGCTTTAAATATAATTGTAAATTCTATTCAAATAAACAAGTTTGAAATAGTTCCAATTGAAAATGCGACATCAAGAATAAGTGCCGAAAATTTACATGCAACAATCTCTTTACCAAAGTTTAACAACTCTGCAATGGATGGTTATGCAATACTTTTTGAAGATAAAGATAAAGAATTAACTCTTACAAATAAAATATTTGCAGGTGATAATAATCAAGATATTTTAGAAACAGGTACAACAATTAAAATCATGACAGGGGCTAGAGTTCCACAAAACTGTGAAGCTGTTGTTCCACAAGAAAATACACAAACTATTGGAAGTAGAATTAAAATCACCTCTGATATTAGAAAAATGCAACATATTAGATTTATTGGTGAAGATATTCAAAAAGATGAAATTCTAGTTAAAAAAGGTGAAGAATTAAATTTTTCAAAAATTACTCTTCTTGCATCTCAAGGTATTTCCCATGTAAAAGTTTATAAAAAACCAAAAGTTGTAGTTTTTGCTTCGGGTGAAGAGTTGAAACTTCACTACCAAGGAATAAAAGAGTACCAAATATATAACTCTAATACTCCAACTTTCATAGCAAGAACTAAAGAGTTGGGCTGTGATGTTAGTTTTATAGGACAAGCAAAAGATTCAATTGAATCAATAAAAGAGCATGTACTTAACTCTTTAGGTGCAGACTTAATAATTACCTCTGGTGGGGTATCAGTGGGAGAAGCAGATTTTACAAGGGAATCATTTACACAAGTTGGCTTAGAAACTTTATTTGATGGAGTAAATGTAAAACCAGGAAAACCAACAATCTTTGGGAAAATAAAAGATACTTTTATTTTAAATCTTCCAGGTAATCCTTTAGCTTCAGCTATGGTTTTTGAGATGTTAGGTCAAATAATTATTCAAAAGATGATTGGTTCTAAAGATTTTTATCATAACTTTATAATGGCAAAACTTGACCAAACACTTTTAAATAAAAAAGGAAGACTTACCTTACTTCCAGGTTTTTTTGATGGAGAAAAATTCACTCCTTCTGATAAAAAAAGCCCAGGGATGGTATCTGTTTTATGCAAATGTAATTCATTTATTGCTTTAGATGAAAATGTATCAAAATTAAATGAAAATCAAGAAGTAAAAGTTATTCCAATTAACTGGAAATTCTTTTGCGATAAAAAAAAGGACTATATAACTTATGAGTAA